A genomic window from Glaciihabitans sp. INWT7 includes:
- the mraY gene encoding phospho-N-acetylmuramoyl-pentapeptide-transferase — protein sequence MIALLTAGGVSMVFTLLLTPVFAKAFRRLKLGQFYRADTPTAHVMKRGTPSMGGIVFITASIVGYFVGHLVGGDSVAGTGILVLAMMAGLGLIGFLDDYLKVKRQNSVGLAGWYKIVGTVIVAIVFGIIAIVYRDANNRTPASTAISFVRDLNFNFVVVFGATFGIILFIAWIVLITTATTNAVNLADGLDGLAAGSSIFAIGSYIIIGFWQSNQSCFSSTIAESGNLFKCYTVSRPLDIAVVAAAIVGSLIGFLWWNTAPAQIHMGDTGSFGLGGALAALAILSRTELLLVLIGGLFLVITGQVIVQRIYFKATRGKRIWRASPLHHHFEMKGWAEVTIVVRFWIISGLFVAAGVGTFYLEWLSRVP from the coding sequence GTGATCGCGCTCCTCACCGCGGGCGGCGTCAGTATGGTGTTCACCCTGCTGCTGACCCCGGTGTTCGCGAAGGCGTTCCGGCGGCTGAAGCTCGGACAGTTCTACCGGGCGGACACTCCGACCGCGCACGTGATGAAGCGCGGAACGCCGTCGATGGGCGGAATCGTCTTCATCACCGCGTCGATAGTGGGCTATTTCGTCGGGCATCTCGTCGGCGGAGACTCGGTAGCCGGCACCGGCATCCTGGTGCTCGCGATGATGGCGGGCCTCGGCCTGATCGGCTTCCTCGACGACTACCTCAAGGTCAAGCGCCAGAACAGCGTGGGGCTCGCCGGCTGGTACAAGATCGTCGGTACGGTGATCGTGGCGATCGTGTTCGGCATCATCGCCATCGTCTACCGGGATGCGAACAACCGCACACCGGCCTCGACGGCGATCTCCTTCGTGCGCGACCTCAACTTCAACTTCGTCGTGGTGTTCGGAGCGACCTTCGGGATCATCCTCTTCATCGCCTGGATCGTGCTGATCACGACGGCGACCACCAATGCGGTGAATCTCGCCGACGGGCTCGATGGCCTCGCCGCCGGGTCGTCCATCTTCGCCATCGGCTCGTACATCATCATCGGCTTCTGGCAGTCGAACCAGTCCTGCTTCAGTTCGACGATCGCGGAGAGCGGCAACCTCTTCAAGTGCTACACCGTGTCTCGTCCGCTCGACATCGCGGTGGTCGCGGCCGCGATCGTCGGCTCGCTCATCGGATTCCTCTGGTGGAATACGGCTCCGGCGCAGATCCACATGGGCGACACCGGATCGTTCGGCCTCGGCGGGGCTCTCGCGGCCCTCGCGATCCTCTCCCGCACCGAGCTGCTTCTCGTGCTGATCGGCGGACTCTTCCTCGTGATCACCGGGCAGGTGATCGTGCAGCGCATCTACTTCAAGGCCACCCGCGGCAAACGGATCTGGCGCGCGAGTCCGCTGCATCACCACTTCGAGATGAAGGGCTGGGCGGAGGTCACGATCGTCGTGCGGTTCTGGATCATCTCCGGCCTCTTCGTGGCCGCCGGTGTCGGCACCTTCTACCTCGAATGGCTCTCGCGGGTTCCCTGA
- the murD gene encoding UDP-N-acetylmuramoyl-L-alanine--D-glutamate ligase produces MSRTADDVAGLTGWNADWAGLRVAVLGLGMTGFSVADTLAELGAEIVVLADRADGEISDLLDVIGVRLAVTDLETELETFAPELVVVSPGFAPSHPLVAWSTAAGVPVWGDVELAWRLRDRSGRVAEWIAITGTNGKTTTTQLTRAMLVAGGKRAIACGNVGVPVLDAVRDPIGFDTLVVELSSFQLHYLQSMSPWSSVCLNVADDHLDWHGSAAAYRAAKGSVYERTRVACVYNLEDDTTRELVEEAEVVDGCRAIGFGRGLPGPSDVGLVDEIVVDRAFLADRWRSATEITTVHELETVGLGSPHMIANVLAASALARSFDVSPADIRTALRAFRMDHHRTETILDRDGIRWVNDSKATNPHAAQAALESFDSVVWVVGGLLKGVDVTELVSANRARLRAVVLIGADRSALRDAFLRHAPSLPVFEVDTADTKEVMPTVVRLAVAVARPGDTVLLAPAAASMDQFTDYADRGNRFADAVREADTARDAGGEGTNDHEPPATPGED; encoded by the coding sequence ATGTCACGAACTGCGGATGATGTGGCCGGTCTCACCGGATGGAACGCAGACTGGGCGGGGCTGCGGGTCGCCGTGCTCGGTCTGGGGATGACCGGATTCTCGGTCGCCGACACTCTTGCAGAGCTCGGGGCCGAGATTGTCGTGCTGGCCGATCGTGCCGATGGCGAGATCTCCGACCTGCTCGACGTGATCGGGGTGCGCCTCGCCGTGACCGACCTCGAAACGGAGCTCGAAACCTTCGCCCCGGAGCTCGTGGTGGTCTCGCCCGGCTTCGCCCCCTCGCATCCGCTCGTCGCGTGGTCGACCGCAGCTGGTGTGCCGGTGTGGGGGGATGTCGAGCTCGCCTGGCGACTGCGCGATCGTTCGGGTCGCGTGGCCGAATGGATCGCCATCACCGGCACCAACGGCAAGACGACGACGACGCAACTCACCAGAGCGATGCTCGTCGCGGGCGGCAAGCGGGCGATCGCCTGCGGCAACGTCGGCGTGCCCGTGCTCGACGCCGTGCGCGACCCGATCGGCTTCGATACCCTGGTCGTCGAACTCTCCAGCTTCCAGCTGCACTACCTGCAGTCCATGTCTCCGTGGTCTAGCGTGTGCCTCAACGTGGCGGACGACCACCTCGATTGGCACGGTTCGGCCGCGGCCTATCGCGCAGCCAAAGGCAGCGTCTACGAACGCACCAGGGTCGCCTGCGTCTACAACCTGGAAGACGACACCACACGAGAACTCGTCGAGGAGGCGGAGGTGGTGGACGGATGCCGCGCGATCGGCTTCGGTCGCGGCCTTCCCGGCCCGAGCGACGTCGGCCTCGTCGACGAGATCGTTGTGGACCGCGCCTTCCTGGCCGACCGCTGGCGCTCGGCCACCGAGATCACGACTGTGCACGAACTCGAGACCGTGGGTCTCGGCTCGCCCCACATGATCGCGAACGTGCTCGCCGCATCCGCCCTCGCCCGATCATTCGATGTATCGCCTGCCGACATCCGCACGGCGCTGCGAGCCTTCCGCATGGACCATCACCGCACCGAGACGATCCTCGACCGCGACGGCATCCGGTGGGTCAACGACTCAAAGGCGACGAACCCGCACGCGGCTCAGGCAGCGCTCGAATCCTTCGACTCCGTGGTCTGGGTGGTCGGCGGACTGCTCAAGGGAGTGGATGTCACCGAACTGGTGTCGGCGAACCGGGCCCGACTGCGCGCCGTCGTGCTGATCGGTGCCGATCGTTCCGCGCTTCGCGACGCGTTCCTGCGACACGCGCCATCGCTGCCCGTGTTCGAGGTCGACACCGCCGACACTAAAGAGGTGATGCCGACAGTCGTGAGACTGGCGGTCGCGGTCGCCCGGCCCGGGGACACAGTCCTTCTCGCTCCGGCGGCCGCATCCATGGACCAGTTCACCGACTACGCCGACCGGGGCAACCGGTTCGCAGACGCGGTGCGCGAGGCAGACACAGCACGAGATGCAGGCGGAGAGGGCACGAATGACCACGAGCCCCCCGCGACCCCGGGCGAAGACTAG
- the murC gene encoding UDP-N-acetylmuramate--L-alanine ligase, producing MIKSDFSQSVPDDLGRVHFVGIGGAGMSGIARLFLEAGVPVTGSDIRATETVEALRASGVSIAIGHSAANIDGADTLIVTGAIAEDNPEFLAARERGLPIVHRAQALAWLTRKHRVVAIAGAHGKTTSTAMIVTAMLALEADPSFVNGGVIRSLGVSAATGTGEVFVVEADESDGSFLLYDTAISLITNVDPDHLDHYGSEEAFEEAFVTFARKASERVVISSDDARAVSVTTRLADRSVLTFGQHADADIRLHSIESTETVAFTLHFGGADYATRLRVAGLHNAINAAGAFGVLVSLGVEPQAALDAIALFEGTERRFELRGTVRGVSVYDDFAHHPTEIRAALSGARGVVGAGRLIPIFQPHLYSRTKQMAAEFAETFESLADITIVVPIYGARQDPEPGVTGELITRLFRDQSRVHYFDEWQDAADFAASIASAGDFVIPMGGGDVYRIIPQLLETLALPPGEPEGESR from the coding sequence GTGATCAAGTCAGACTTCTCCCAGTCCGTGCCCGACGATCTCGGCCGGGTGCACTTCGTGGGCATCGGCGGCGCCGGCATGAGCGGCATCGCCCGTCTCTTCCTCGAGGCCGGTGTGCCGGTCACCGGCTCTGACATCCGTGCGACGGAGACGGTGGAAGCGCTTCGAGCGAGCGGAGTCTCGATCGCCATCGGTCACTCCGCCGCCAACATCGACGGCGCGGACACCCTCATCGTCACCGGGGCGATCGCCGAAGACAATCCCGAATTCCTGGCCGCGCGCGAACGCGGCCTCCCGATAGTCCACCGAGCCCAGGCTCTGGCCTGGCTCACACGAAAGCACCGTGTGGTGGCGATCGCGGGAGCCCACGGTAAGACCACGTCGACGGCGATGATCGTGACGGCGATGCTCGCACTCGAAGCGGATCCGAGTTTCGTCAACGGGGGAGTGATCCGCTCACTCGGTGTCAGCGCCGCCACCGGCACCGGCGAGGTCTTCGTCGTGGAGGCGGACGAATCGGACGGGTCTTTTCTGCTCTACGACACCGCGATCTCGCTCATCACGAACGTCGACCCCGACCACCTCGACCACTACGGCTCGGAGGAGGCCTTCGAGGAGGCCTTCGTCACCTTCGCGCGCAAGGCCTCCGAACGGGTCGTCATCTCGAGTGACGATGCCCGCGCGGTCTCCGTGACCACGCGGCTCGCGGATCGCAGCGTGCTGACCTTCGGGCAGCATGCGGATGCGGACATCCGGCTGCACTCGATCGAGAGCACCGAGACAGTCGCCTTCACCCTGCACTTTGGGGGTGCCGACTACGCGACGCGACTCCGGGTCGCCGGACTGCATAACGCGATCAATGCCGCGGGAGCGTTCGGCGTGCTGGTCTCGCTCGGTGTCGAACCACAGGCCGCGCTCGACGCGATCGCTCTCTTCGAGGGGACGGAGCGACGGTTCGAGTTGCGCGGCACCGTGCGCGGGGTGAGCGTCTACGACGACTTCGCCCACCATCCGACGGAGATCAGGGCCGCCCTCTCCGGCGCGCGGGGAGTGGTCGGGGCCGGGCGCCTGATCCCGATCTTCCAACCCCACCTCTATTCGCGCACGAAACAGATGGCGGCCGAATTCGCCGAGACCTTCGAGTCGCTCGCCGACATCACGATCGTCGTGCCGATCTACGGCGCCCGCCAGGATCCCGAGCCGGGGGTCACCGGAGAGCTCATCACCCGGCTCTTCCGCGACCAGTCGCGCGTGCACTATTTCGACGAGTGGCAGGATGCCGCCGACTTCGCCGCCTCCATCGCGAGCGCGGGCGATTTCGTGATCCCCATGGGCGGCGGCGATGTCTACCGCATCATCCCGCAGCTTCTCGAGACCCTTGCGCTGCCGCCGGGTGAGCCCGAGGGCGAGTCCCGATGA
- the ftsZ gene encoding cell division protein FtsZ, with amino-acid sequence MTTNQNYLAVIKVVGIGGGGVNAVNRMIELGLRGVEFIAINTDAQALLMSDADVKLDVGRELTRGLGAGADPEVGRRAAEDHAEEIEEALAGADMVFVTAGEGGGTGTGGAPVVARIAKSIGALTIGVVTRPFGFEGKRRAAQADVGVAALKQEVDTLIVVPNDRLLEISDRGISFLEAFATADQVLLAGVQGITDLITTPGLINLDFADVKSVMQGAGSALMGIGSSRGADRAIKAAELAVASPLLEASIDGAHGVLLSIQGGSNLGIFEINDAARLVQEAVHPEANIIFGAVIDDTLGDEVRVTVIAAGFDGGEPVLKKEERRGSTGDVTASAPVFASAPAATGAIEPETSSVPNWAAEPEVPTAPKDPVFDDGDDDLDVPDFLK; translated from the coding sequence GTGACAACGAACCAGAACTACCTAGCCGTGATCAAGGTCGTCGGCATAGGCGGCGGCGGAGTCAATGCCGTCAACCGAATGATCGAACTCGGCCTTCGCGGCGTCGAATTCATCGCCATCAACACCGACGCCCAGGCGCTGCTGATGAGCGACGCGGACGTCAAGCTCGACGTCGGACGCGAGCTCACCCGCGGACTCGGCGCCGGCGCCGACCCCGAGGTCGGCCGCCGCGCAGCCGAGGATCACGCGGAAGAGATCGAAGAGGCACTGGCCGGCGCGGACATGGTCTTCGTGACAGCGGGAGAGGGTGGCGGAACCGGCACCGGCGGCGCGCCAGTCGTAGCGCGGATCGCGAAGTCCATCGGAGCGCTCACCATCGGTGTCGTCACGCGACCGTTCGGATTCGAGGGCAAGCGCCGAGCCGCACAGGCAGACGTGGGAGTCGCCGCCCTCAAGCAGGAGGTCGACACCCTCATCGTGGTGCCCAACGATCGCCTCCTCGAGATCAGCGACCGTGGTATCTCGTTCCTCGAAGCGTTCGCCACCGCCGACCAGGTGCTCCTCGCCGGTGTGCAGGGCATCACCGACCTCATCACGACCCCCGGACTCATCAACCTCGACTTCGCCGACGTCAAGTCGGTGATGCAGGGGGCCGGATCGGCGCTCATGGGAATCGGCTCGAGCCGCGGCGCGGATCGGGCCATCAAGGCCGCTGAGCTCGCCGTTGCGAGCCCGCTCCTCGAGGCGTCCATCGATGGAGCCCACGGGGTGCTCCTGTCGATCCAGGGCGGATCAAACCTCGGGATCTTCGAGATCAACGACGCGGCCCGGCTCGTGCAGGAGGCCGTGCACCCCGAGGCCAATATCATCTTCGGTGCGGTGATCGATGACACCCTCGGCGACGAGGTGCGGGTCACGGTCATCGCTGCCGGTTTCGACGGCGGAGAGCCTGTGCTGAAGAAGGAAGAACGTCGCGGCAGCACCGGCGACGTCACGGCCTCCGCGCCTGTCTTCGCTTCAGCGCCCGCCGCCACCGGTGCCATCGAGCCGGAGACGAGCAGCGTGCCCAACTGGGCCG
- a CDS encoding FtsQ-type POTRA domain-containing protein has translation MPSAPPIPGSSADPAAGSAPGRTKRPARIRRTRSSEPQLDAAARHDLKRAERARRAYERGEARRFTRRSRRRRITWLVSGLSLLLVAGFVTGAVYSPLLSLKTIRVEGASRVSAASVRAAVDGQIGRPLALVDFGSITRSLGKFPLIRSFVTETVPPDTLIIRIAERAPIATLATSDGFSVVDPAGIVIDTAAERQPGLPLIELGSATEKSPAFTAAVGVLLALPSELLKKVDTVTAQTSDDVTLTLTGGQSVAWGSAEQSALKAKVLAAVITVGGTTTKYDVSAPTHPVLGGN, from the coding sequence GTGCCGTCTGCGCCCCCGATTCCGGGGTCCTCGGCCGATCCCGCGGCTGGGAGCGCACCGGGCCGCACGAAGCGGCCAGCGCGCATCAGACGCACGCGCTCCTCCGAACCGCAGCTCGATGCGGCGGCCCGCCACGACCTCAAACGTGCCGAGCGTGCGCGCCGCGCCTACGAGCGCGGGGAGGCGAGACGTTTCACCCGCCGGTCCCGGCGCAGGCGCATCACCTGGCTCGTGAGCGGCCTGTCCCTGCTCCTGGTCGCGGGGTTCGTCACCGGAGCGGTGTATTCCCCGCTGCTCTCGCTGAAGACGATCCGGGTCGAGGGCGCATCCCGGGTGAGTGCGGCCAGCGTCCGCGCCGCCGTCGATGGCCAGATCGGCCGGCCCCTCGCCCTCGTCGACTTCGGTTCGATCACCAGGTCTCTCGGCAAGTTCCCCCTGATCCGCAGCTTCGTCACGGAGACGGTGCCACCCGACACGCTGATCATCCGCATTGCCGAGCGGGCGCCGATCGCGACTCTCGCGACCTCGGATGGATTCTCCGTGGTCGATCCCGCCGGGATCGTCATCGACACCGCTGCAGAGCGGCAGCCCGGCTTGCCGCTCATCGAGCTCGGCTCCGCCACGGAGAAGAGTCCGGCCTTCACCGCGGCGGTCGGTGTGCTTCTCGCCCTTCCGTCCGAACTGTTGAAGAAGGTCGATACGGTCACCGCCCAGACCTCGGATGACGTGACCCTCACCCTCACCGGCGGTCAGTCCGTCGCGTGGGGGAGCGCGGAGCAGTCCGCGCTCAAGGCCAAGGTGCTCGCGGCCGTCATCACCGTGGGCGGCACGACCACGAAGTACGACGTGTCGGCTCCGACTCATCCGGTGCTCGGCGGCAACTGA
- the ftsW gene encoding putative lipid II flippase FtsW: MTTSPPRPRAKTRTAARPEPGARPAEQNESRGPAAVVTVKRLFAAETGSYFLLLGTTLFLVVFGLVMVLSSSAVESFKASGDFFNGFIRQVLFAAIGVPLMLIAARLPAFFWKKWAGRFLVIAIGLQLLVFVPHIGVEINGNRNWINIAGFTAQPSELIKVALVLWLGKSLAGMQDRLDDWRELIKPLIPAGLAIGLVVLGGDVGTAIILLAIVFATLFFAGVSMRLFAIPLVGIVVAGAAIALGSGSRASRIAAVVNGCQTDTDHNGLCWQTVHGWWALASGGIFGVGLGNSKLKWSWLPEADNDFIFAIIGEELGLIGAILVLVLLLVLAVTFVRIIRARPATDAFARVAVSAVLIWVIGQAFVNIAVVLGLLPVLGVPLPLISAGGSALVTTLLGIGIVLSFARHAPDASTTTATGGRLR; the protein is encoded by the coding sequence ATGACCACGAGCCCCCCGCGACCCCGGGCGAAGACTAGGACAGCGGCGCGCCCCGAGCCCGGTGCCCGTCCGGCCGAACAGAACGAATCCCGCGGCCCCGCCGCCGTTGTCACCGTCAAGCGTCTCTTCGCCGCCGAGACCGGGAGTTACTTCCTCCTTCTCGGAACGACGCTCTTCCTCGTCGTCTTCGGACTGGTGATGGTGCTCTCCTCCTCTGCGGTCGAGTCGTTCAAAGCCAGTGGCGACTTCTTCAACGGCTTCATCCGCCAGGTGCTGTTCGCCGCCATCGGCGTGCCCCTGATGCTCATCGCGGCCCGCCTCCCCGCCTTCTTCTGGAAGAAATGGGCGGGCCGGTTCCTCGTGATCGCCATCGGGCTCCAGCTGCTGGTCTTCGTGCCGCACATCGGCGTCGAGATCAATGGAAACCGCAACTGGATCAACATCGCCGGCTTCACCGCCCAGCCATCGGAGCTCATCAAGGTCGCCCTCGTGCTCTGGCTCGGCAAGTCACTTGCGGGCATGCAGGATCGCCTGGACGACTGGCGGGAGCTCATCAAGCCACTCATCCCGGCGGGGCTCGCGATCGGGCTCGTCGTACTAGGTGGCGACGTCGGCACCGCGATCATCCTGCTCGCGATCGTCTTCGCCACGCTGTTCTTCGCCGGGGTCAGCATGCGGCTCTTCGCGATTCCCCTCGTGGGCATCGTTGTCGCCGGCGCCGCCATCGCGCTCGGTTCCGGCTCCCGGGCATCCCGGATCGCGGCCGTGGTGAACGGCTGCCAGACGGACACCGATCACAACGGACTCTGCTGGCAGACCGTGCACGGCTGGTGGGCGCTGGCCTCCGGTGGGATCTTCGGGGTGGGGCTCGGCAACTCGAAACTGAAATGGTCCTGGCTGCCCGAGGCTGACAACGACTTCATCTTCGCGATCATCGGCGAGGAGCTCGGCCTGATCGGCGCCATCCTCGTGCTGGTGCTGCTCCTCGTGCTCGCGGTCACCTTCGTGCGGATCATCCGGGCGCGCCCTGCTACTGACGCCTTCGCCCGCGTCGCCGTGAGCGCGGTGCTCATCTGGGTGATCGGCCAGGCCTTCGTGAACATCGCGGTTGTGCTGGGGCTGTTACCCGTGCTCGGAGTGCCGCTCCCGTTGATCTCCGCGGGAGGGTCCGCCCTCGTCACCACGCTCCTCGGCATCGGGATCGTGCTGTCCTTCGCCCGTCACGCCCCGGATGCCTCGACGACGACCGCGACCGGCGGTCGCCTGAGGTGA
- a CDS encoding glycosyltransferase, translating to MTRYLLAGGGTAGHVNPLLAVADRLVLRDPEAVILVLGTAEGLEARLVPARGYELLVVARLPFPRRTNADALRFPGRFGRLVADIRALIREHRIDVVVGFGGYVSAPAYLAARRENVAIAIHEANARPGMANRLGARLTRFVGTAFRSARLPHGRFVGMPLRREIESLDRPAERREALEFFGLSSSRPTLLVTGGSQGAQHINEVVNESAATIIGAGWQILHVTGERSILEPTELAHYLMVPYCDRMDLALAAADLAVARAGAATVSEFSALGVPAVYVPLAIGNGEQRLNARDVVDAGGALIVDNAEFTPRWVLDHLVPLLEDRAAIAAMAARTLPVGVLDGADRMVDLVGDARASTVDLTP from the coding sequence GTGACGCGGTATCTCCTCGCCGGTGGGGGAACCGCTGGACACGTGAACCCCCTGCTCGCCGTCGCCGACCGTCTCGTGCTGCGCGACCCGGAAGCGGTCATCCTCGTGCTCGGCACGGCGGAGGGTCTCGAAGCGCGCCTGGTGCCGGCGCGCGGCTATGAGCTCCTTGTCGTCGCCCGGCTGCCGTTCCCGCGCCGCACGAATGCCGATGCGCTGCGGTTTCCGGGCCGGTTCGGCCGGCTTGTCGCAGACATCCGCGCCCTGATCCGTGAGCATCGCATCGATGTCGTGGTGGGCTTCGGCGGCTATGTCTCCGCTCCCGCCTACCTCGCCGCCCGGCGAGAGAACGTCGCCATCGCCATTCACGAGGCGAATGCCCGGCCGGGAATGGCCAACCGGCTCGGGGCCAGACTCACCCGTTTCGTCGGCACCGCTTTCCGCTCAGCTCGTCTGCCGCACGGCCGTTTCGTCGGCATGCCCCTCCGCCGGGAGATCGAGTCGCTCGACCGGCCGGCGGAGCGACGGGAGGCCCTCGAATTCTTCGGACTCTCCTCCTCACGACCGACCCTGCTGGTGACCGGCGGGTCCCAGGGCGCCCAGCACATCAACGAGGTCGTGAACGAGTCGGCGGCGACCATCATCGGGGCCGGATGGCAGATTTTGCACGTCACGGGGGAGCGGTCGATCCTGGAGCCCACGGAGTTGGCTCACTACCTGATGGTGCCCTACTGCGACCGGATGGACCTCGCCCTTGCCGCAGCGGATCTCGCGGTCGCCCGGGCCGGAGCCGCGACGGTGAGCGAGTTCAGCGCCCTCGGGGTGCCGGCCGTGTATGTGCCCCTGGCGATAGGCAACGGCGAGCAGCGGCTCAATGCCCGCGACGTGGTGGATGCCGGAGGAGCCCTCATCGTAGACAACGCCGAGTTCACCCCGCGCTGGGTGCTCGATCACCTTGTGCCTCTGCTCGAGGACCGCGCCGCCATCGCCGCAATGGCCGCGCGCACCCTGCCGGTCGGCGTGCTCGACGGCGCCGACCGAATGGTCGACCTCGTCGGGGATGCCCGCGCCTCCACCGTAGATTTGACCCCGTGA